Proteins co-encoded in one Deltaproteobacteria bacterium genomic window:
- a CDS encoding 2-hydroxymuconate tautomerase family protein → MPVVIVEMWEGRTVEQKRELVDGITSAFEAIGTPREVVQVIVKDNPKHNWGVGGKLASDE, encoded by the coding sequence ATGCCGGTAGTTATCGTCGAAATGTGGGAAGGACGCACTGTCGAGCAGAAGAGGGAGCTCGTCGATGGCATAACCTCTGCCTTTGAAGCAATCGGCACTCCCCGGGAAGTGGTTCAAGTCATCGTCAAGGACAATCCCAAACACAACTGGGGTGTCGGGGGAAAGCTCGCCTCCGATGAGTGA
- a CDS encoding ATPase, with protein MKTSRKDRLIQERIHDPYYEGRKYPDGVVCPGCNAVYQGGHWVWPKGEESRDIPTGDQNICPACRRIRDNYPAGLLVLGGEYLKRRKEEILNLVNRIVREEGEKSPLRKVINREEKEGSITIYLTDDHMARRLGEAIHRAHKGELEIKYGEETRFVRVYWNRDIS; from the coding sequence ATGAAAACTTCCAGAAAGGATAGGTTGATCCAGGAGAGAATCCACGATCCCTATTACGAAGGCCGGAAGTACCCCGACGGAGTGGTCTGTCCTGGCTGCAATGCCGTCTATCAGGGGGGACATTGGGTCTGGCCGAAAGGTGAGGAGAGTCGGGACATCCCTACAGGTGACCAGAACATATGCCCGGCCTGCAGGAGAATCCGGGACAACTACCCTGCAGGGCTCCTTGTACTGGGAGGAGAGTACCTGAAGAGGCGCAAAGAAGAAATCCTCAATCTGGTAAATCGCATCGTAAGAGAGGAGGGGGAGAAATCCCCACTGAGAAAGGTAATCAACCGCGAGGAAAAAGAGGGATCCATAACGATCTATCTCACCGACGATCATATGGCGAGACGTCTCGGCGAGGCCATCCACCGGGCCCACAAGGGAGAGCTCGAAATAAAATACGGTGAGGAGACGCGGTTTGTCCGGGTCTACTGGAACCGGGACATATCCTGA
- a CDS encoding permease has protein sequence MVIPTVVMGALAVVLVLVGYFKGEGQHITGVRSALILTVDILPLLVFAFIVAGMVQVLLPGELVSKWVGPESGLRGIIIGTVAGALTPGGPYVSLPIVAGLLHSGAGIGTMVAFVTGWSLWAFSRLPLEFGILGFKFTLIRLACTFFFPPIAGLIAEVFFGGTKWA, from the coding sequence ATGGTGATTCCGACGGTGGTGATGGGAGCTCTTGCCGTGGTGCTGGTCCTGGTGGGGTACTTCAAGGGTGAGGGGCAACATATCACGGGTGTGAGATCCGCCCTGATCTTGACAGTAGATATTTTACCACTTCTCGTTTTTGCCTTTATCGTTGCAGGAATGGTTCAGGTCCTTCTCCCAGGCGAACTCGTATCGAAATGGGTGGGCCCGGAGTCCGGCTTGCGGGGGATTATCATCGGGACCGTGGCGGGTGCCTTAACCCCTGGAGGCCCCTATGTGAGCCTGCCCATCGTTGCAGGTCTCCTGCACTCCGGGGCCGGCATAGGGACCATGGTGGCCTTTGTAACCGGCTGGTCCTTGTGGGCTTTTTCCCGACTGCCTCTGGAGTTCGGAATACTGGGTTTCAAGTTCACCCTGATCCGCCTGGCCTGTACATTTTTCTTCCCGCCCATTGCGGGGCTGATTGCAGAGGTTTTTTTCGGGGGTACCAAGTGGGCGTGA